TAGACTCTCCTTAAAACTCCTTCCTTCTCATCTATCTAAAACAGATTCCTATTTGTTTTTTCTCTATTCTCTAACCTCGGAAATGGAATTTAATCCTTTTACTGAGCCTTCAAACTTTGTTGACCTGCTTAGCAGTCAACAGAATGTGGTCTTTGGTAATGTACCCGAGTCACAGCTTCCCTTCTTTGCTAGTCAAGCCACACACGATTCGAACATTGGTGAAGAGACTCAAGGCAGCCGTAAGGAGAGGAGGACGTGGTCTTCAACTGACGACATTGTGCTCATCAGCTCGTGGTTAAACACGAGCAAAGATACAGTAGTGGGGAATGAACAGAGGTCTATTGCATTCTGGAAGCGAATTGCTGTGTACTACAACGCTAGTCCCAAGCTTGTTGGGTGTGAAAAGCGAGAGGCAGCTCACTGTAAGAATCGTTGGCAGAAGATAAATGACCTCGTTTGCAAGTTTTGTGGAGCTTTTGAAGCTGCGACCAGAGAGAGAACCAGTGGGCAAAATGAAACTGATGTTCTCAAACTGGCCCACGAAATCTTCtttaccaattataaaaaaaattcacgcTTGAGCATGCTTGGAAAGAGTTGCGTAATGACCAAAAGTGGACTGAGTTGTCTACGGCTAAAGCTGAGGGAAGCTCTAAAAAGAGGAAGAGTATGGACGTTTCTCATTCTGCAAGCTCTAAAGCAATTGATGTAGACTCTGGTGATGAAGCAACAACTCGTCTCCCTGGAGTTAAGGCATCAAAAGCTCGTTCTAAGAAGCCAATTGGTGATGCAAAGTACTACGAAGAGTTTCAGTCAATGTGGTCTATGAAGAAGGAGGATTTGACTATAAAGAAGGAGCTGTCTAAGATCAAGCTTCTGGAGACTCTCATTGGTAAAGAAGGACCACTCGCGGATTATGAAGAAACTTTGAAGAAGAAACTCATTAATGAGTTagggtataattaaaataagtcACTGCTTGTCTTGCTTGTGTTGCTTTTCTTGCTTGtgtttcttaattaaaataaatcatgtaTGCCTCTGTTTCTATTTAATGAGTAAAATGTTCTCTTAGTGATTTTAATCATGTATGCCTCTGTTTCTATTTAATGAGTAAAATGTTCTATAGAATGTTTACTGATTGTTGTAATGAACTTGTGTCCTACTGCAGGTGACTTGTCTAGTCTTGTAGTCTTGTGAAGTCACAGACAGTCTTGTGAAGTCACGGAGGAGGCTTCTTGTGTAGTTGTGAAGTCACGGACAATAACGAGTGGAGGAGGCTTCTTGTGAAGTCACAGACCTGCAAAAGTGAAATGTCTAGTGTTTAAGGCATGTGTAGTGTCTTGTTTGTATGCATATGTCACGGACACACTTCTCATTGTTTATCTCTTTTGTAACTCACTTGTATATATTAGACACGCTTCTCATTGTTATAACAAACACAAGACCATCTCCTCTCTTCTCATTGTTATACAAACACAAGACCATCTCCTCTCTCATTCTCACCAAACCAAATGAAGTGTCTCTTTATCTGGTTCTCACAAACCaaaatcactaatcatatggcttcatcttcttctcaaaaCCTTTTAGATGAAGCTTTTGATGATAGATTTGATGAAATATTTGATCAACGTTTTGGTCAAGCCTTCGAAAAACTTGTCATTGGTGGTGATGAAGATGTACGaggtagaaaaagaaaaaaaacgattttatatcgaaagaaatcaGGAAAAAGGCAATGaacgtttatggaatgattatttcagtgaaacgCCAACGTatcctgaaaattattttcgacgacgttttcgaatgaacaagccattgttcatacacattgttgatcgactctcgAACGAAGTTGACTTCTTTCGCCAAAAGAGAGATGGTCTTGGAAGGCTTGGTCTCTCAGCACTCCAAAAGTGTACAGCAGCTATCGTGTCTTGGCATATGGTACTGCGGCGGATGCGgttgacgaatacctccggctcGGTGAAACGACAACTCGGTCATGTGTGGAGAATTTTGTGGAGagaataatttatttgttcGGATATGAATACCTACGAAGACCAACACCGGATGATCTTTGACGTCTACTTGATATAGGAGAGtatcgtggatttcccgggatgataggaagcatcgattgtatgcattgggagtggaagaattgtcccaccgcttggaaaggacaatattctcgtggttcgggCAAACCAACAATTGtattagaggcggttgcttcatatgatctctggatatggcatgcgtttttcggacctccaggtaccttaaatgatattaatgttcttgatcgctcccctgtttttgatgacataataaaggGTCAAGCTCCGCAAGTTACTTTCTCGGTtaatggaagagagtatcatatgacttactatctcaccgatggtatttatccgaaatgggaacttttatccaatctattccaatacCACAAGGACCGAAAgcggttttatttgctcaacatcaagaagctgtccgaaaagatgtcgagcgtgcttttggagtcttgcaagctcgctttgccatcgttaaaaatccagcacttttttgggataaagtcaaaattggtAAGATTATGAgggcatgtatcatactccataatatgatagtagaagacgaacgagatggatacactcaattTGATCTTTCCGATTTCTAACACGGAGAAGACAAtggaagttcacatgtcgatctcacgtattctacagatatccctacaaatatcgccaatatgatgggtgttcgaactagaattcgtgatCGACAAATGCATGAACAACTGAaaggtgatttggttgaacatgtgTGGCATAGATTTGGAGGTGATGAAGACAACCAATGAGTTCacatgtttttttcaaattaatttcCTTTATTAATCTAatctttattttaatgtttttttaaatctatgtttaaaatgttatcttttaatatgtttgatgtaataaataaattttatcaaaaaaaaaaaaaatttattttcttaagcaCCCCATAATAAGCACCATCAATATGTACAAGTTTATTAACGAAATGCTTAAATCCTacttaataataaaaaagtgaTTAAGTTAATGCTGCTCTAAACCCTCCGAAACTacacaactctctctctctctctccgcctcCATTATCTTAGAAAGACCAAATctaatcctctctctctctctctctctctacccgTTTCCGCCATTAACAGAGAGCTCCCACAAGCTTTCTCCTTTGCATGGGCGAGAGAGATAGATAATTTGAGTTTGTGAGAGATTCCAGATCGGATCGGACTTTTTCAAAGATGCAGACTGCAAACAACGGTCCAGATTCGTCGTCGGTTACACCAGCCGGGACAACACCACCGTTGCAGCAACcgactcctcctcctccgcagCAACAACAGTGGCAACAACATCAACAATGGATGGCGGCTATGGCTATGATGCAGCAGCAACAGATGATGATGTATCCTCACCAA
This region of Brassica napus cultivar Da-Ae chromosome C5, Da-Ae, whole genome shotgun sequence genomic DNA includes:
- the LOC106424997 gene encoding glutathione S-transferase T3-like, with amino-acid sequence MEFNPFTEPSNFVDLLSSQQNVVFGNVPESQLPFFASQATHDSNIGEETQGSRKERRTWSSTDDIVLISSWLNTSKDTVVGNEQRSIAFWKRIAVYYNASPKLVGCEKREAAHCKNRWQKINDLVCKFCGAFEAATRERTSGQNETDWTELSTAKAEGSSKKRKSMDVSHSASSKAIDVDSGDEATTRLPGVKASKARSKKPIGDAKYYEEFQSMWSMKKEDLTIKKELSKIKLLETLIGKEGPLADYEETLKKKLINELG